Proteins encoded in a region of the Candidatus Polarisedimenticolia bacterium genome:
- a CDS encoding D-2-hydroxyacid dehydrogenase yields the protein MAARQRRLVVYLPHRQAIWRLPEGYLETIRRRAAKSFDLEIPMEEGAFLRGLPGAEVLFAWGLARRHVDKAGALRWLHTPLAGVDRVLNPELVKSPIRVTSSRGVNSIAVAEHTLGLILAMSRGIADAVRAQEEKRWAQQDLYGRKPPLDELHGKLLGILGLGDIGRELAVRARALGMRVWGVVRTARAAPDFVDRLLVAGREDVLLRESDVVVLALPLTRATRGLMGERQLRRMKHSALLVNIGRGELVQESALVRALREGWIAGAGLDVFAGEPLAPRSPLWSLPQVVMTPHIAGTHPMYMARSADLFLNNLKRYVAGEDLINEVDKHAGY from the coding sequence CCGAGGGATACCTTGAGACGATCCGGCGCCGGGCCGCGAAGTCATTCGATCTCGAAATCCCGATGGAAGAGGGGGCGTTTTTGCGCGGGCTCCCGGGCGCGGAGGTCCTGTTCGCCTGGGGGCTGGCGCGCCGGCACGTGGACAAGGCGGGCGCCCTTCGCTGGCTGCACACGCCGCTGGCCGGGGTGGACCGCGTCCTCAATCCGGAGCTGGTGAAGAGCCCAATCCGCGTGACCTCGTCGAGGGGCGTGAACTCGATCGCGGTGGCGGAGCACACGCTCGGGCTCATCCTGGCGATGTCGCGCGGCATCGCGGACGCGGTGCGCGCGCAGGAGGAGAAACGCTGGGCGCAGCAGGATCTCTACGGACGCAAGCCGCCGCTCGACGAGCTGCACGGCAAGCTCCTGGGCATCCTCGGGCTGGGGGACATCGGCCGGGAGCTGGCCGTGCGCGCGCGCGCCCTGGGCATGCGGGTCTGGGGGGTGGTGCGGACGGCGCGGGCGGCCCCCGACTTCGTCGACCGCCTGCTCGTCGCGGGCCGGGAGGACGTCCTGCTCCGCGAGAGCGACGTCGTGGTCCTGGCCCTGCCGCTGACCCGGGCGACGCGCGGCCTGATGGGCGAGCGGCAGCTCAGGCGCATGAAGCACTCGGCCCTCCTGGTGAACATCGGCCGCGGCGAGCTGGTGCAGGAATCGGCCCTCGTGCGCGCGCTCCGCGAGGGATGGATCGCGGGGGCCGGTCTCGACGTCTTCGCCGGCGAGCCGCTGGCGCCGAGGAGCCCTCTGTGGAGCCTGCCCCAGGTCGTCATGACCCCCCACATCGCCGGCACCCACCCGATGTACATGGCCCGCTCGGCCGACCTCTTCTTGAACAACCTGAAGCGCTACGTCGCCGGCGAGGACTTGATCAACGAAGTCGACAAGCACGCGGGCTACTGA